The following proteins come from a genomic window of Sorghum bicolor cultivar BTx623 chromosome 3, Sorghum_bicolor_NCBIv3, whole genome shotgun sequence:
- the LOC8062135 gene encoding uncharacterized protein LOC8062135 isoform X1 translates to MDLLCLALVILVPQPGLVDNEEDDIQPDFSDEEDYLFSDADYEELKAEDVAGFIEKLGPVEHEERLTLMKASFGIPSEPLRHGNLHPLPECTRERRHVGDRVWHTYYHMSKLVETDLPAMRYTQCNDPRVGQQCFHEPTPILHIFDVKLQTCLADVTSPIEVYGIVAIRDGEDYCRNYLFNRSREDPLDISLTDGYLRLLSPRRGMSMRFNCLIEVDIRVKATGDDGTDDKTLADSCTEIVEDQIYFDSLYRCTMSGPYGSAVFYFTVFQLGFEATIELDFLEVPEGGFNIQMCGYTIVQKNYYAFIGKNCECDSFVSSTGRFQQYFVAAVQNDDYFLVDFAEGKSPLVFKPNIHGSEEKEYSFHNGALVSVKVSWSTAFD, encoded by the exons ATGGACTTGCTTTGCTTGGCCCTCGTTATtctggtgcctcaacctggactcgtcgataatgaagaagatgacATTCAACCTGATTTCTCCGATGAGGAAGATTACCTGTTCAGTGATGCTGATTACGAAGAACTTAAAGCTGAAGATG TGGCAGGATTTATTGAAAAACTTGGGCCTGTGGAACACGAAGAGAGACTAACCTTGATGAAAGCTTCTTTCGGCATCCCATCTGAACCTCTACGCCACGGCAACCTTCATCCCCTTCCCGAATGCACTAGAGAACGGAGGCATGTTGGGGATCGAGTTTGGCACACATACTACCACATGAGTAAACTTGTTGAAA CTGACTTGCCAGCAATGCGCTATACTCAATGCAATGATCCAAGAGTTGGGCAACAATGTTTTCATGAGCCAACCCCTATTCTACATATTTTCGATGTGAAATTACAAACATGTCTGGCGGATGTGACCAGTCCAATTGAGGTGTATGGGATTGTTGCCATCCGTGACGGTGAGGACTATTGTCGTAATTATCTTTTTAATCGATCACGAGAAGATCCACTTGATATTAGCCTT ACTGATGGCTATCTCCGCTTGTTGAGCCCTAGAAGAGGCATGTCTATGAGATTCAATTGCCTAATTGAAGTTGATATCAGAGTGAAAGCAACAGGGGATGATGGTACAGACGATAAGACCCTTGCTGATAGTTGCACGGAGATTGTCGAGGATCAAATTTATTTTGATTCTCTCTACAGATGCACTATGAGCGGTCCATATGGTTCTGCAGTTTTTTATTTCACTGTATTTCAATTGGGTTTTGAGGCAACCATAGAGCTTGACTTCTTGGAAGTACCTGAAGGCGGGTTCAACATACAAATGTGTGGATACACCATTGTTCAGAAGAACTATTATGCTTTCATTGGCAAAAATTGTGAGTGCGACAGCTTCGTTAGCTCGACTGGGAGATTCCAACAGTATTTTGTAGCAGCTGTGCAAAACGATGACTACTTTTTGGTGGACTTTGCGGAGGGAAAATCGCCTCTTGTTTTTAaaccaaatattcatggcagcgAAGAAAAAGAGTACTCCTTCCACAATGGTGCTCTAGTGTCTGTTAAGGTGTCTTGGTCCACAGCCTTCGACTAG
- the LOC8062135 gene encoding uncharacterized protein LOC8062135 isoform X2, with protein MDLLCLALVILVPQPGLVDNEEDDIQPDFSDEEDYLFSDADYEELKAEDVAGFIEKLGPVEHEERLTLMKASFGIPSEPLRHGNLHPLPECTRERRHVGDRVWHTYYHMSKLVETDLPAMRYTQCNDPRVGQQCFHEPTPILHIFDVKLQTCLADVTSPIEVYGIVAIRDD; from the exons ATGGACTTGCTTTGCTTGGCCCTCGTTATtctggtgcctcaacctggactcgtcgataatgaagaagatgacATTCAACCTGATTTCTCCGATGAGGAAGATTACCTGTTCAGTGATGCTGATTACGAAGAACTTAAAGCTGAAGATG TGGCAGGATTTATTGAAAAACTTGGGCCTGTGGAACACGAAGAGAGACTAACCTTGATGAAAGCTTCTTTCGGCATCCCATCTGAACCTCTACGCCACGGCAACCTTCATCCCCTTCCCGAATGCACTAGAGAACGGAGGCATGTTGGGGATCGAGTTTGGCACACATACTACCACATGAGTAAACTTGTTGAAA CTGACTTGCCAGCAATGCGCTATACTCAATGCAATGATCCAAGAGTTGGGCAACAATGTTTTCATGAGCCAACCCCTATTCTACATATTTTCGATGTGAAATTACAAACATGTCTGGCGGATGTGACCAGTCCAATTGAGGTGTATGGGATTGTTGCCATCCGTGACG ACTGA